The sequence CTGCCATTTAGCGCCTCCTACCTGTTGGTGCTGCTCGGAAACTCGCTGCTGGTGTACGTCATCTGCAGCGTGGAGAGACTGCACAGCCCCATGTACCTCCTCATTTGCACGCTCTGCTTTGTTGACATCCTGGTTGTGACAACCATCATCCCCAACATGCTCCTTGGCTTTCTGTTCGACTGGAATGAGATTTCATTGGTGGGCTGCTTGACTCAAATGTTCTTCATTCATTTCCTGTCCTCAGTGGAGTCAACCCTGTTGTTGGCAATGGCACTGGACCGCTACTTCGCCATCTGCCGGCCACTGCGCTACAATGAAATAATTAACTCCTCCATGCTGGTGAGGCTAGTGCTCTTCACGCTGGTGCGCAGCGTCTCCGTCATGGCGACGCTCGTAGGTTTGGCAGGTTCTCTGCAGTTCTGTGGTTCCAACGTAATCCAGCACTGCTACTGCGACCACATGGCGCTGGTCAGCCTGGCGTGTGACAGCACAAGCCGGAGCAGTGCAGCTGGCCTTGCTGTCATCATCTGCTTTGTAGGAGCTGACATAccaattattttcttttcctaTATGAAGATACTGAGCGTGGTCTTGCGATCGGCAGCAGCCGGTGAAGACAGCAGGAAAGCTTTTCACACCTGCAGCACTCACCTCATTGTTATGATGTGTTTTTACCTGGTGGGCAGCATCACCTTCCTCTCTCACAACCTGAACATCCCCATACCAACAGATATCAACAATTCCATGGGACTCATGTACATCCTTTTCCCAGCAACAATCAACCCTATCATCTACGGAGTACGAACCAAAGAAATCCGTGACAGCTTTCTGAGAATTTtcaaaaacagagcaaagaaaATAATGACTGCGAAGGTTTCGTctgctggaaaagaaaaatcatgaaGCCCCTCTTCTGTGGGGTTTGGTTTATATGATCTTCATGAACCTCTTTTATGcaaacatacttttttttatacaaCTAATGCCTGTAGTTTCAGACTCTGAAGTGGAAACAGGACCTTGGAACCATCCCAGAGTTTCAGATTATAGACGGCTGCTTTGAAACTGGGTTCTGCTCATATGCACCAAATTTTTGCTTTTGGGAGTTCTTGGGTGCTGGAAAATATCCCGTCTGGGAACTCTGTTGTCCAGTTGGGGTACCTCATTTTTTaatgttggcaataacagagaaaCTTGTTGATGGGGAGGAAGGGCTTGCTGGAGGCCAAGTGTTGTTCTGTTACTGGACTTCTGTGCTGTTGGTCTATAATGAACATTGGttgattttgtcattttttactACATGCAATGGCCAACTCACCTGTCTCTGACCTGGACTAGGTGTATTAAGGAGGATGCCAGACAgccatgaaaaatgaaagtgtgCTGGGAGGATCTGGGACGGGCCTTGGAGTGGAGATCTTCACCTCCTGCAAAACTTTTGCAGCATTATTCTGATTGGGGCCAGGGACACCGAGTCTGAATGGACCACATTCAACACCACCACTGCTGATGTGACTGAATGAGGCTATGGCTGTAAGGTGTTTAGGGCACGTCATGGCAGAGCCCCACCAGTAAACACTGGAGGTAAAGGGAAATGTGATGGTGAAGGAGTAGACCTATCAGGGATAAAGGGCTTATGGGACAGTTGGCATGTTTAGGCAGAGTACGACCATGACATGAAAAAAGAGTGGGAGTTTTTCAGGGAGTGAGgtatttgctgctgctgctcttgtgACCTAAGCGCAGATATGCAGCAGAAAAATCAAACTGTGACTGCAAGGTATACATGAGTCTGAAAACCTCCTGCAAGACGTGTTATCTGAAGTCTAACTGTTAATGAATGCTCAGGGATTCAGA comes from Astatotilapia calliptera chromosome 14, fAstCal1.2, whole genome shotgun sequence and encodes:
- the LOC113036284 gene encoding olfactory receptor 51E2-like, producing MLEAPLSRNFSHCTFVLRGFPSLQKHRRLLALPFSASYLLVLLGNSLLVYVICSVERLHSPMYLLICTLCFVDILVVTTIIPNMLLGFLFDWNEISLVGCLTQMFFIHFLSSVESTLLLAMALDRYFAICRPLRYNEIINSSMLVRLVLFTLVRSVSVMATLVGLAGSLQFCGSNVIQHCYCDHMALVSLACDSTSRSSAAGLAVIICFVGADIPIIFFSYMKILSVVLRSAAAGEDSRKAFHTCSTHLIVMMCFYLVGSITFLSHNLNIPIPTDINNSMGLMYILFPATINPIIYGVRTKEIRDSFLRIFKNRAKKIMTAKVSSAGKEKS